gccaaaaaagacaaagacccagtaAATAAGTCCGGTGGCAAGGCCAAAAAGAAGAAGTGGTCCAAAGGCAAAGTTCGGGACAAGCTCAACAATCTAGTCCTGTTTGACAAGGCTACATACGACAAACTCTGTAAGAAAGTTCCCAACTATAAACTTATTACTCCAGCCGTGGTCTCTGAGAGACTGAAGATTCGTGGTTCCTTGGCCAGGGCAGCTCTTCAGGAGCTCCTTAGTAAAGGGCTTATCAAGCTGGTTTCAAAGCACAGAGCCCAAGTAATTTACACCAGAAACACAAAGGGTGGAGATGCCCCAGCTGCTGGTGAAGATGCATGAACAGGTTCAATCAGCTgtacatttggaaaaataaaactttattaaatcaaaaaaaaaaaaaaaaaaaaaaagcctagctggaggccaacctggcctcGCCTCTCCCTTTACCTCAACTGCCTCTCCCTCTACTGCTCACCCGGCATTGCCATCCGGCAGGAGGCGCCAGGAGCTGCTAGCTATAAGAAGGAACTTCAGCCTGTTGAGAGTGCTTGTGAGAAACACTCAGCGGCATCAAGCACCTAGGTGAGATATTAAGTCGTTTTCCTCTGAACATTTTGGTGGCAGGGTATGGAGgcccacacctgtaatttcagagGCAGtaggagttcaaggcaagcttgaGATATATAGGAGCACCTTGTCTAAGAAGCctcagggctgggggtgtggctcagtggtagagcccctgcctagaatccccagtgaggggctggggtgtgggtcTGGAATAGATTTCCAGTACCACAAAACAAGATGATGTGGAATTAGAGTTAATGTAGGCTAGAAAGAAGTAACACTATCTGTAGTCATAGTTGACATGATTGTGTTGTAGAGAAAACCATTAGTAACCCACTAACCCTAAGTTTATTGTAATTGCAGGATAGGATAGACGGACAGCATACGAAAACCAAATGTCAAATGCATTTTTATTCTGGCAACAAATATTGGGAATATGAAGCTAcaagtttttttggttttttgtttttgtttttgagacagggttcctctgtgtagccctgggtgtcctgagacttgctttgtagaccaggctgacctcaaactcagagatgcacctgcctctgtctcccaagtgccaagattaaagacatatgccaccaccaccaggcaaagTTACcattttaaaactacatttatgAGGCTGGAGAAGAGGATGGCTCATGGTTAAGATTGCAGACTGCTCTTGCCAAAGACCCAAGTTAGGCCCCCAAGACTCACATTAGGTGGCCCAATACtagctgtaattccagctccaagggatc
This genomic window from Chionomys nivalis chromosome 2, mChiNiv1.1, whole genome shotgun sequence contains:
- the LOC130870546 gene encoding 40S ribosomal protein S25-like; this encodes MPPKDDKKKKDAGKSAKKDKDPVNKSGGKAKKKKWSKGKVRDKLNNLVLFDKATYDKLCKKVPNYKLITPAVVSERLKIRGSLARAALQELLSKGLIKLVSKHRAQVIYTRNTKGGDAPAAGEDA